Proteins encoded together in one Salmo trutta chromosome 3, fSalTru1.1, whole genome shotgun sequence window:
- the LOC115187383 gene encoding zinc finger and BTB domain-containing protein 17 isoform X1, whose product MANNNNIIFTPFLSLKKKPDRDSEWRKLKDKSRNRINIGEAFTRWRNLKEEKSMPTDAEVALFLLDRLAAPPPQPAAPPPSPEHIIVNIDCLLQLFQRCEQCRRESVIQTQGDRTCLSVTQHCQSCNHRRTWASNQSVFQTTHRGNGDEPQNVQVDMQVALPSEDTDGSLPSENRDGDLPSEDRDEALDLTGSLEMEVTVDQPPRPGGSGTSLVRGENERNKGTEKRKKVTKVVLDSARSQEDNGLSSKENEEGEERKGKPLGGEQQEKGAEQRASIEVTIYSIEPEDSESPTSQTDREEKKQVAADGFEGEGDVCEMEGEETGEEDRQTESDSEFDPEGEEEGLRESDSEFDPEEEKPTSRRGRGRGRGRGRGSGKWRSRGRQLQQPTGETGLDESAEDSDGSPSSLTRRDQQDQESFSGAAGELGSGDSASIRQKFKYSKKHHMVLCPECGVLYTTRLKHHKCEHKFMVRCPDCGQGCASELGLKQHRRLHRQDLKFPCKFCLQSFRTRPDKLTHEKTHRFKRLKGHRCYSCSECPLSFDNILIRNRHLREHESKRHICHTCYKEFNKGHLLERHALSHSDDKPFKCQVCQRAFAQLSQLKSHLRVHTGERPFQCQRCDKSFNHNVSLKNHVRRYHSPDSGLDPDGGTEVGGEGGRRETDGRTGQKGGEVRPRKPRQQVELTFMTEWEMWAGGEGAKRVEAKQRKRKRQCNDDPEEEERQRESDSDFDPEEKKKMGSSKGRGPGRGGGRGSGGSH is encoded by the exons AtggccaataataataatataatctttACACCCTTTTTATCACTGAAGAAGAAACCCGATCGAGATTCTGAGTGGAGAAAATTAAAGGACAAATCCAGAAACCGGATTAATATCGGAGAAGCTTTTACCAGATGGAGGAACCTCAAGGAGGAGAAATCTATGCCTACAGATGCCGAAGtggctttgtttttgcttgaCAG GTTAGCTGCCCCCCCTCCACAACCTgctgccccccctccctccccagaaCATATCATTGTGAACATCGACTGCCTGCTGCAGCTGTTTCAGCGGTGTGAGCAGTGCAGGCGTGAGAGTGTGATCCAGACGCAGGGAGACAGGACATGCCTCTCTGTGACCCAACACTGCCAGAGCTGCAACCACCGCAGGACATGGGCAAGTAACCAGTCTGTTTTCCAGACAACACACAGAGGAAATGGAGACGAGCCACAGAATGTTCAG GTTGACATGCAGGTGGCCCTGCCGTCTGAGGACACAGATGGATCTTTGCCGTCTGAGAACCGAGATGGGGACTTGCCATCGGAGGACAGAGATGAGGCTCTGGATCTGACTGGCTCTTTGGAGATGGAGGTGACTGTAGACCAGCCACCAAGACCAGGGGGAAGTGGCACATCCCTGGTGAGGGGGGAAAATGAGCGGAACAAAGgaacagagaagagaaagaaagtgaCTAAGGTGGTGTTGGACAGTGCACGAAGCCAGGAGGACAATGGCCTGTCCTCAAAGGAGaatgaggaaggagaggagagaaagggaaagccCCTAGGTGGTGAACAACAGGAGAAGGGTGCTGAGCAACGGGCCTCTATTGAGGTGACAATATACTCTATAGAGCCTGAGGACTCAGAAAGCCCAacctctcagacagacagagaagagaagaagcAGGTGGCTGCAGATGGGTTTGAGGGGGAGGGTGATGTGTGTGAGATGGAGGGTGAAGAGACAGGTGAggaagatagacagacagagagtgactcTGAATTTGACCCAGAAGGTGAGGAAGAGGGACTGAGAGAGAGTGACTCTGAATTTGACCCAGAAGAAGAGAAACCAACgagtaggagagggagaggcaggggaagaggtagggggaggggtaGTGGGAAATGGAGAAGCAGAGGAAGGCAATTGCAGCAGCCTACAGGAGAGACTGGTTTGGATGAGTCTGCTGAAGACTCTGATGGATCACCTTCATCATTAACCCGGAGAGACCAGCAGGACCAGGAGTCGTTCAGCGGTGCCGCTGGAGAACTGGGCTCCGGGGACAGTGCCAGCATCCGACAGAAATTCAAATACTCTAAAAAACACCACATGGTCCTCTGTCCTGAATGTGGCGTCCTGTACACCACCAGGCTGAAACACCATAAGTGTGAACACAAGTTCATGGTCCGCTGTCCAGACTGTGGGCAGGGTTGTGCGAGTGAACTGGGCCTCAAGCAGCACCGGAGGCTACACCGTCAGGACCTTAAGTTTCCCTGTAAGTTCTGCCTCCAATCCTTCAGGACGCGGCCGGACAAGCTGACCCACGAGAAGACCCACAGATTCAAAAGATTAAAAGGTCACAGATGCTACAGCTGCTCAGAGTGCCCACTGAGCTTTGACAACATCCTCATACGGAACCGGCATCTCAGAGAGCACGAGTCCAAGAGACACATCTGTCACACATGTTACAAGGAATTCAACAAAGGTCACCTCCTGGAGAGGCACGCACTGTCCCACAGTGACGACAAGCCCTTCAAGTGCCAG GTGTGCCAGCGTGCCTTTGCCCAGCTCAGCCAGCTGAAGTCCCACCTGCGCGTCCACACTGGGGAGAGGCCCTTCCAATGCCAGCGCTGTGACAAGAGCTTCAACCACAACGTCAGCCTCAAGAACCACGTCAGACGCTATCACAGCCCAGACTCAGGGCTGGACCCTGATGGAGGCACAGaagttgggggggagggggggaggagggaaacAGATGGCAGGACTGGGCAGAAGGGAGGGGAGGTGAGACCGAGGAAGCCTCGGCAGCAGGTAGAGCTCACCTTTATGACTGAGTGGGAGATGtgggcaggaggagagggagcaaAGAGAGTGGAGGCGAAACAGAGGAAGAGGAAACGCCAGTGCAATGATGAtcctgaagaggaggagaggcagcgagagagtgACTCTGACTTTGAcccagaggagaagaagaagatggggaGTAGTAAAGGGAGGGggccagggagaggaggggggagaggaagtgGAGGGAGTCACTAG
- the LOC115187383 gene encoding zinc finger protein 697 isoform X2: MPTDAEVALFLLDRLAAPPPQPAAPPPSPEHIIVNIDCLLQLFQRCEQCRRESVIQTQGDRTCLSVTQHCQSCNHRRTWASNQSVFQTTHRGNGDEPQNVQVDMQVALPSEDTDGSLPSENRDGDLPSEDRDEALDLTGSLEMEVTVDQPPRPGGSGTSLVRGENERNKGTEKRKKVTKVVLDSARSQEDNGLSSKENEEGEERKGKPLGGEQQEKGAEQRASIEVTIYSIEPEDSESPTSQTDREEKKQVAADGFEGEGDVCEMEGEETGEEDRQTESDSEFDPEGEEEGLRESDSEFDPEEEKPTSRRGRGRGRGRGRGSGKWRSRGRQLQQPTGETGLDESAEDSDGSPSSLTRRDQQDQESFSGAAGELGSGDSASIRQKFKYSKKHHMVLCPECGVLYTTRLKHHKCEHKFMVRCPDCGQGCASELGLKQHRRLHRQDLKFPCKFCLQSFRTRPDKLTHEKTHRFKRLKGHRCYSCSECPLSFDNILIRNRHLREHESKRHICHTCYKEFNKGHLLERHALSHSDDKPFKCQVCQRAFAQLSQLKSHLRVHTGERPFQCQRCDKSFNHNVSLKNHVRRYHSPDSGLDPDGGTEVGGEGGRRETDGRTGQKGGEVRPRKPRQQVELTFMTEWEMWAGGEGAKRVEAKQRKRKRQCNDDPEEEERQRESDSDFDPEEKKKMGSSKGRGPGRGGGRGSGGSH, encoded by the exons ATGCCTACAGATGCCGAAGtggctttgtttttgcttgaCAG GTTAGCTGCCCCCCCTCCACAACCTgctgccccccctccctccccagaaCATATCATTGTGAACATCGACTGCCTGCTGCAGCTGTTTCAGCGGTGTGAGCAGTGCAGGCGTGAGAGTGTGATCCAGACGCAGGGAGACAGGACATGCCTCTCTGTGACCCAACACTGCCAGAGCTGCAACCACCGCAGGACATGGGCAAGTAACCAGTCTGTTTTCCAGACAACACACAGAGGAAATGGAGACGAGCCACAGAATGTTCAG GTTGACATGCAGGTGGCCCTGCCGTCTGAGGACACAGATGGATCTTTGCCGTCTGAGAACCGAGATGGGGACTTGCCATCGGAGGACAGAGATGAGGCTCTGGATCTGACTGGCTCTTTGGAGATGGAGGTGACTGTAGACCAGCCACCAAGACCAGGGGGAAGTGGCACATCCCTGGTGAGGGGGGAAAATGAGCGGAACAAAGgaacagagaagagaaagaaagtgaCTAAGGTGGTGTTGGACAGTGCACGAAGCCAGGAGGACAATGGCCTGTCCTCAAAGGAGaatgaggaaggagaggagagaaagggaaagccCCTAGGTGGTGAACAACAGGAGAAGGGTGCTGAGCAACGGGCCTCTATTGAGGTGACAATATACTCTATAGAGCCTGAGGACTCAGAAAGCCCAacctctcagacagacagagaagagaagaagcAGGTGGCTGCAGATGGGTTTGAGGGGGAGGGTGATGTGTGTGAGATGGAGGGTGAAGAGACAGGTGAggaagatagacagacagagagtgactcTGAATTTGACCCAGAAGGTGAGGAAGAGGGACTGAGAGAGAGTGACTCTGAATTTGACCCAGAAGAAGAGAAACCAACgagtaggagagggagaggcaggggaagaggtagggggaggggtaGTGGGAAATGGAGAAGCAGAGGAAGGCAATTGCAGCAGCCTACAGGAGAGACTGGTTTGGATGAGTCTGCTGAAGACTCTGATGGATCACCTTCATCATTAACCCGGAGAGACCAGCAGGACCAGGAGTCGTTCAGCGGTGCCGCTGGAGAACTGGGCTCCGGGGACAGTGCCAGCATCCGACAGAAATTCAAATACTCTAAAAAACACCACATGGTCCTCTGTCCTGAATGTGGCGTCCTGTACACCACCAGGCTGAAACACCATAAGTGTGAACACAAGTTCATGGTCCGCTGTCCAGACTGTGGGCAGGGTTGTGCGAGTGAACTGGGCCTCAAGCAGCACCGGAGGCTACACCGTCAGGACCTTAAGTTTCCCTGTAAGTTCTGCCTCCAATCCTTCAGGACGCGGCCGGACAAGCTGACCCACGAGAAGACCCACAGATTCAAAAGATTAAAAGGTCACAGATGCTACAGCTGCTCAGAGTGCCCACTGAGCTTTGACAACATCCTCATACGGAACCGGCATCTCAGAGAGCACGAGTCCAAGAGACACATCTGTCACACATGTTACAAGGAATTCAACAAAGGTCACCTCCTGGAGAGGCACGCACTGTCCCACAGTGACGACAAGCCCTTCAAGTGCCAG GTGTGCCAGCGTGCCTTTGCCCAGCTCAGCCAGCTGAAGTCCCACCTGCGCGTCCACACTGGGGAGAGGCCCTTCCAATGCCAGCGCTGTGACAAGAGCTTCAACCACAACGTCAGCCTCAAGAACCACGTCAGACGCTATCACAGCCCAGACTCAGGGCTGGACCCTGATGGAGGCACAGaagttgggggggagggggggaggagggaaacAGATGGCAGGACTGGGCAGAAGGGAGGGGAGGTGAGACCGAGGAAGCCTCGGCAGCAGGTAGAGCTCACCTTTATGACTGAGTGGGAGATGtgggcaggaggagagggagcaaAGAGAGTGGAGGCGAAACAGAGGAAGAGGAAACGCCAGTGCAATGATGAtcctgaagaggaggagaggcagcgagagagtgACTCTGACTTTGAcccagaggagaagaagaagatggggaGTAGTAAAGGGAGGGggccagggagaggaggggggagaggaagtgGAGGGAGTCACTAG